A stretch of the Pseudomonas sp. ACM7 genome encodes the following:
- a CDS encoding CoA-acylating methylmalonate-semialdehyde dehydrogenase, translating to MNASLTPNETTVQTVKLLIDGEWVESQTTEWHDIVNPATQQVLAKVPFATASEVDAAISAAHRAFQTWKLTPIGARMRIMLKLQALIREHSKRIAVVLSNEQGKTIADAEGDIFRGLEVVEHACSIGSLQMGEFAENVAGGVDTYTLRQPIGVCAGITPFNFPAMIPLWMFPMAIACGNTFVLKPSEQDPMSTMLLVELAIEAGVPAGVLNVVHGGKDVVDALCTHKDIKAVSFVGSTAVGTHVYDLAGKHGKRVQSMMGAKNHAVVLPDANREQALNALVGAGFGAAGQRCMATSVVVLVGAAKQWLPDLKALAQKLKVNAGSEPGTDVGPVISKKAKARILDLIESGIKEGAKLELDGRDITVPGFEKGNFVGPTLFSGVTPEMQIYTQEIFGPVLVVLEVDTLDEAIALVNANPFGNGTGLFTQSGAAARKFQTEIDVGQVGINIPIPVPVPFFSFTGSRGSKLGDLGPYGKQVVQFYTQTKTVTSRWFDDNSVNDGVNTTINLR from the coding sequence ATGAACGCATCGCTCACGCCAAACGAAACCACTGTCCAAACGGTAAAGCTGTTGATCGACGGCGAGTGGGTCGAGTCCCAGACCACCGAGTGGCACGACATCGTCAACCCGGCGACCCAGCAAGTGCTGGCCAAGGTTCCGTTTGCCACGGCTTCTGAAGTCGACGCCGCGATCAGCGCCGCCCATCGCGCCTTCCAGACCTGGAAGCTGACGCCAATCGGCGCGCGGATGCGCATCATGCTCAAGCTCCAGGCGTTGATTCGCGAACACTCCAAGCGCATCGCCGTGGTGCTCAGCAACGAACAAGGCAAAACCATCGCCGACGCTGAAGGCGATATCTTCCGCGGCCTGGAAGTGGTCGAGCACGCTTGCTCCATCGGCAGCCTGCAAATGGGCGAGTTCGCCGAGAACGTTGCTGGCGGCGTCGATACCTACACCCTGCGTCAACCAATCGGCGTTTGCGCCGGCATCACCCCGTTCAACTTCCCGGCCATGATTCCCCTGTGGATGTTCCCGATGGCCATCGCCTGCGGCAACACCTTCGTGCTCAAGCCGTCCGAACAGGACCCGATGTCGACCATGCTGCTGGTGGAACTGGCGATCGAGGCCGGTGTTCCGGCGGGCGTGCTCAACGTCGTTCATGGCGGTAAAGACGTGGTGGATGCGCTCTGCACCCACAAGGACATCAAGGCTGTTTCCTTCGTCGGTTCGACCGCCGTCGGCACTCACGTCTACGACCTGGCCGGTAAACACGGCAAGCGCGTGCAATCGATGATGGGCGCGAAGAACCACGCCGTTGTGCTGCCGGACGCGAACCGCGAACAAGCGCTCAATGCGCTGGTCGGTGCCGGTTTCGGTGCGGCCGGGCAACGCTGCATGGCCACATCCGTCGTGGTGCTGGTGGGCGCGGCCAAGCAATGGCTGCCTGACCTGAAGGCGCTGGCGCAGAAACTCAAAGTGAATGCCGGCAGTGAGCCGGGCACTGACGTCGGTCCGGTGATTTCCAAAAAGGCCAAGGCGCGGATTCTGGATCTGATCGAAAGCGGCATCAAGGAAGGCGCCAAGCTGGAGCTGGACGGTCGCGATATCACGGTTCCAGGCTTCGAGAAGGGCAACTTTGTCGGCCCGACCCTGTTCTCCGGCGTAACCCCCGAGATGCAGATCTACACCCAGGAAATCTTCGGTCCGGTGCTGGTGGTGCTTGAAGTCGATACGCTCGATGAGGCCATCGCACTGGTCAACGCCAACCCGTTCGGTAACGGCACTGGCCTGTTCACTCAGAGCGGGGCGGCGGCGCGTAAATTCCAGACGGAAATCGACGTTGGCCAGGTCGGCATCAACATCCCGATTCCGGTGCCGGTTCCGTTTTTCAGCTTCACCGGTTCGCGCGGGTCCAAACTCGGCGACCTCGGTCCGTATGGCAAGCAAGTGGTGCAGTTCTACACTCAGACCAAGACTGTCACCAGTCGCTGGTTCGATGACAACAGCGTCAACGACGGTGTGAACACCACCATCAACTTGCGTTAA
- a CDS encoding LysR family transcriptional regulator: protein MQKNITSLGSLNWDDLKFFLEVARTRKASTAAKRLAVDYTTVSRRISSLEAALGTLLFEKSRTSGFVLTAEGQRLLGYAESIESTLHMACEQVSGSGVALSGHVRMGCTEGFGSFFITPQLSHFVDAYPAISVDILPLPHFISLSKREADIVIALERPEHGPYVCCKLCDYRLQLYATQDYLDKHPPIRRPADLGKHSFISYVDDLAFSSELLYLANVLPGASANLRSTSVIAQFVAAQQGRSLAILPCFLAAQDPRLLPVLPQEINITRQFWMYCREDLRKLKRITLLWDYIRAVTEQNQGLLMGESREMLFAD, encoded by the coding sequence ATGCAAAAAAACATCACGTCTCTAGGCTCGTTGAACTGGGACGACCTCAAGTTCTTCCTTGAAGTCGCCCGCACCCGCAAGGCCAGCACCGCGGCGAAGCGCCTGGCGGTCGACTACACCACTGTGTCGCGGCGCATCAGCTCGCTGGAAGCGGCGTTGGGCACTTTGCTGTTCGAGAAATCCCGGACCAGCGGTTTTGTCCTGACCGCCGAAGGCCAGCGGTTGCTCGGTTACGCCGAGTCGATTGAAAGCACGCTACACATGGCCTGCGAGCAGGTTTCGGGGTCCGGGGTCGCGTTATCCGGGCATGTGCGCATGGGCTGTACCGAAGGCTTCGGCAGCTTTTTCATCACCCCGCAGCTGAGCCATTTCGTCGACGCCTACCCGGCGATCTCGGTGGACATCCTGCCGCTGCCGCACTTCATCAGCCTGTCCAAACGCGAGGCGGACATCGTCATCGCGTTGGAGCGCCCGGAGCATGGTCCGTACGTCTGCTGCAAACTCTGCGATTACCGATTACAGCTCTACGCGACCCAGGATTATCTGGATAAGCACCCACCGATCCGACGCCCGGCTGACTTGGGTAAACATTCATTCATTAGTTACGTCGACGATCTGGCGTTCAGCTCGGAGCTGTTGTACCTGGCGAATGTGTTGCCCGGCGCCAGTGCCAACCTGCGCAGCACCAGTGTGATTGCGCAATTCGTGGCCGCACAGCAAGGGCGGTCGCTGGCGATTCTGCCGTGCTTCCTGGCAGCCCAGGATCCGCGATTGCTGCCGGTGTTGCCGCAAGAGATCAACATCACTCGACAGTTCTGGATGTACTGCCGCGAAGACCTGCGCAAGCTCAAGCGGATCACCCTGTTGTGGGATTACATCCGCGCGGTTACTGAGCAGAATCAAGGTCTGTTGATGGGTGAAAGTCGCGAGATGCTGTTCGCGGATTAG
- the recD gene encoding exodeoxyribonuclease V subunit alpha, with protein MSRTFADLLPTSLTAESLADLAPLSRADDLLLLLTRWVERGWLRALDKAFVAFLHELAPGDDPLVLLAAALASHQLGHGHVCLDVFETLKEPDFALSLPPEGDLQSGAMLLPSQLLEALDGAHWCKVLASSTLVALAVDGREAAQHRPLVLSGKRLYLRRYWAYERRIDNSLRQRLVEHETTPDDLSQRLTSLFGPAKPGEVIDWQKLACALATRSAFSIVTGGPGTGKTTTVVRLLALLQAPAVEAGKPLRIRLAAPTGKAAARLTESISQQVRTLEVDETVRVKIPSDVTTVHRLLGSRPGTRHFRHHAGNRLPLDVLVVDEASMIDLEMMANLLDALPAHARLVLLGDKDQLASVEAGAVLGDLCRDAEAGWYSPQTRLWLQAVSGESLDASGLQEDTQGTHPLAQQVVMLRHSRRFGEGSGIGQLARWVNQQQPEEARKLLAARSHDDVFSLSLKGEQDRALERLLLEGHGDGPQGYRHYLSLLRSLRPPLDSTLDDPCWTDWARQVLQAFDAFQLLCAVRKGPWGVEGLNQRVTAALLKARLIDSDQQWYEGRPVLMTRNDYGLGLMNGDIGIALKLPEREGPEAGKQVLRVAFPRNDGQGGVRFVLPSRLNDVETVYAMTVHKSQGSEFAHTALILPDALNPVLTKELIYTGITRAKNWFTLIEPRSGVFEEAVRRKVKRLSGLMLELDE; from the coding sequence ATGAGTCGCACCTTCGCTGATTTGCTGCCCACTTCGTTGACAGCCGAAAGCCTGGCGGATCTGGCGCCGTTGAGTCGCGCCGATGACTTGCTGCTGTTGCTGACGCGCTGGGTTGAGCGCGGCTGGCTGCGAGCGCTGGACAAGGCCTTCGTCGCCTTTCTTCATGAGCTCGCTCCCGGCGATGATCCACTGGTGCTGCTGGCTGCCGCGTTGGCCAGCCATCAACTGGGCCACGGTCATGTGTGCCTGGATGTGTTCGAGACGCTTAAGGAACCGGACTTCGCCCTGTCGCTGCCACCGGAAGGTGATCTGCAAAGTGGCGCGATGTTGTTGCCGTCGCAATTGCTTGAGGCGCTGGACGGTGCCCATTGGTGCAAGGTCCTGGCCTCCAGCACTCTGGTCGCATTGGCGGTCGACGGTCGCGAGGCGGCGCAGCATCGACCATTGGTGTTGTCGGGCAAACGCCTGTACTTGCGTCGTTACTGGGCTTACGAACGGCGTATCGACAACTCGCTGCGTCAACGCCTGGTGGAACACGAAACCACACCGGATGATTTGTCCCAACGCCTCACCAGCTTGTTCGGCCCAGCCAAGCCCGGCGAAGTGATTGACTGGCAGAAACTCGCCTGTGCCCTCGCAACCCGCAGCGCATTCAGCATCGTTACCGGTGGCCCGGGGACCGGCAAGACGACGACGGTCGTGCGTTTGCTGGCGTTGCTCCAGGCGCCGGCAGTGGAGGCGGGCAAGCCGTTGCGTATTCGTCTCGCGGCACCCACCGGCAAGGCTGCAGCCCGACTGACGGAGTCCATCAGTCAGCAGGTGAGAACCCTGGAAGTCGATGAAACCGTACGAGTGAAGATCCCGTCAGACGTCACCACCGTGCACCGTCTGCTCGGCAGTCGTCCCGGTACTCGACACTTCCGTCACCACGCCGGTAATCGTTTACCGCTGGATGTGTTGGTGGTGGACGAAGCCTCGATGATCGATCTGGAAATGATGGCCAACCTGCTCGATGCGTTGCCGGCCCATGCCCGTCTGGTGCTGCTCGGTGACAAGGATCAACTGGCATCGGTGGAAGCCGGCGCCGTGCTGGGCGACCTGTGCCGCGACGCCGAGGCCGGTTGGTACAGTCCACAGACTCGCCTGTGGCTGCAAGCGGTCAGTGGTGAAAGCCTGGATGCCAGCGGTTTGCAGGAAGACACCCAAGGGACTCATCCCCTGGCTCAGCAAGTTGTGATGCTGCGTCATTCACGCCGGTTCGGCGAGGGCAGCGGCATCGGCCAACTGGCTCGTTGGGTCAACCAGCAGCAACCCGAGGAAGCTCGCAAGTTGTTGGCGGCTCGAAGCCATGACGACGTGTTTTCCCTGTCCCTCAAGGGGGAACAGGACCGGGCGTTGGAACGCTTGCTGCTTGAGGGGCATGGCGATGGACCGCAGGGTTATCGCCATTACCTGAGTCTCTTGCGCAGCCTGCGGCCACCGCTCGACAGCACACTTGATGATCCCTGCTGGACCGATTGGGCTCGCCAGGTACTGCAAGCCTTCGACGCCTTCCAATTGTTGTGCGCCGTACGCAAAGGGCCGTGGGGTGTTGAAGGTTTGAATCAGCGCGTGACCGCCGCGCTGCTCAAGGCTCGGCTGATCGACAGCGACCAGCAGTGGTACGAAGGTCGACCAGTGCTGATGACCCGCAACGACTATGGTCTGGGTTTGATGAACGGCGACATCGGCATTGCCCTCAAACTGCCGGAACGTGAGGGGCCAGAGGCTGGGAAGCAGGTGTTGCGTGTGGCGTTCCCACGTAATGATGGTCAGGGCGGCGTACGGTTTGTTCTGCCAAGCCGTCTCAATGATGTCGAAACCGTATACGCGATGACGGTGCACAAATCCCAGGGCTCGGAATTTGCTCATACGGCGTTGATTTTGCCGGATGCCCTGAACCCTGTACTCACCAAGGAATTGATCTATACCGGGATTACCCGGGCCAAAAACTGGTTCACCCTGATCGAGCCTCGTTCCGGCGTATTCGAAGAGGCGGTGCGGCGCAAGGTCAAGCGCTTGAGCGGGTTGATGCTGGAACTGGATGAGTGA